A section of the Rubritalea squalenifaciens DSM 18772 genome encodes:
- a CDS encoding discoidin domain-containing protein — MLRTLLSIALLSFGTQSLLAVPTPEQLLRNQTHSYINESKLPESAESKEFATLLSKTPEWQRELCDSGPVEDAAKTVQVLFDIWKTDKELVKRPIDRAMATACALEGGHFDWNSEAMLERYEYFRDKWNLGLLNIMYKDLTVFERRYLAHGVQHRHLNGLESMEYQNTEVCLPAERYTGACWYARWILLNPFGDTIHGPLYYQPYRNSWTNAAEMIRNIGGVCGSLSNFGAAAAIANGVPAITMGEPGHCAYTVMIKHNQWQPAYSLSWKRGIHRPFYGQSSWGWHVLTNRAMADTKDVYASADIRRLAMDYGKKKLTGKALETIAIARRKYPLDWQNWQTSAELMNELNGPTSQWQELHQDTLQLLASTSPEAAWTLLDKYVYKHVLPEGKDKADDRERILLAYQKSISGWGVARWEYDRALSKQIKLLAGDKNLEDQFAVSCFGAHVKENTLTPVILEHQLSRIGKDDDRRSQFIASIGKGLSKGKGDDFNNVIDTLAKKILPDAAKNGDKSTFQFIGSLTKKVFKPTEISPEKFPGVLLSSGGTFTIDEPGNRWDNPARHWGVIEEHGGDFHTGSKNPHATIQLGNYGLLSGVTIVTRGGHIGRLNGAILETSLDGKEWTTVYTFSNVKRVNRIPLADKKIEAGYVRISHPNKQHLHFEKFHVYGKKIN; from the coding sequence CTTCTTAGGAATCAGACTCACAGCTATATCAATGAGTCCAAGCTTCCTGAGTCCGCGGAATCCAAGGAATTCGCCACCCTCCTGTCCAAAACACCAGAATGGCAACGTGAACTCTGTGACTCGGGCCCGGTAGAAGACGCAGCCAAGACAGTCCAAGTATTGTTCGACATTTGGAAAACAGACAAAGAGCTGGTCAAACGCCCTATCGACCGTGCCATGGCCACAGCTTGCGCGCTCGAAGGCGGCCATTTCGACTGGAATAGCGAGGCCATGCTCGAGCGCTATGAATATTTCCGAGACAAGTGGAATCTAGGTCTGCTCAATATCATGTACAAAGACCTGACGGTGTTTGAACGCCGCTATCTGGCACATGGAGTTCAGCACCGGCACCTCAACGGTTTGGAATCCATGGAGTACCAAAATACCGAGGTATGTCTTCCCGCTGAGCGCTATACCGGTGCCTGCTGGTATGCACGGTGGATTTTACTCAATCCTTTCGGCGACACCATTCACGGCCCACTCTATTACCAACCCTACCGAAACAGCTGGACCAATGCTGCGGAAATGATTCGCAACATCGGTGGCGTCTGCGGCTCTCTCTCCAATTTTGGCGCTGCTGCAGCGATCGCCAATGGCGTTCCAGCGATCACCATGGGTGAACCTGGACACTGTGCCTACACGGTAATGATCAAGCATAACCAATGGCAGCCAGCTTACTCCCTCTCTTGGAAACGCGGTATCCACCGCCCATTTTACGGTCAATCCTCATGGGGCTGGCATGTGCTTACCAACAGAGCCATGGCAGACACGAAGGATGTTTACGCTTCAGCGGACATCAGACGCTTGGCGATGGACTACGGCAAGAAAAAGCTCACTGGCAAAGCACTGGAAACGATCGCCATTGCACGCCGCAAGTATCCTCTCGATTGGCAGAACTGGCAAACTTCTGCAGAGCTAATGAATGAACTCAACGGACCTACCAGCCAATGGCAGGAGCTTCATCAAGACACCCTGCAATTACTCGCCAGCACTTCACCCGAAGCCGCTTGGACCTTGCTCGACAAGTATGTCTATAAACACGTTCTCCCTGAAGGTAAGGACAAGGCGGACGACCGAGAAAGAATTCTCCTCGCCTACCAAAAGTCCATCTCTGGCTGGGGCGTCGCCCGCTGGGAATACGACCGCGCACTCAGCAAGCAAATCAAGCTACTCGCTGGAGACAAAAACCTGGAAGACCAATTTGCGGTTTCCTGCTTTGGGGCACACGTCAAAGAAAACACCCTGACCCCAGTCATTCTAGAACACCAGCTTTCCCGCATCGGTAAGGACGACGACCGACGCTCACAATTTATCGCCTCGATTGGCAAAGGACTCAGCAAGGGCAAAGGTGATGACTTCAACAATGTCATCGATACTCTTGCCAAAAAGATCCTTCCGGATGCGGCTAAAAATGGCGACAAGTCCACGTTCCAGTTCATCGGCTCCCTTACCAAGAAGGTTTTCAAGCCAACAGAAATTTCACCTGAGAAATTCCCTGGCGTCCTGCTTTCATCTGGCGGCACCTTTACCATTGATGAGCCAGGCAATCGCTGGGACAACCCAGCAAGACACTGGGGTGTTATCGAGGAACATGGTGGCGATTTCCACACTGGAAGTAAGAATCCTCATGCCACCATACAACTTGGCAACTACGGTCTCCTCTCTGGGGTTACTATCGTCACCCGAGGTGGCCACATTGGCCGCCTGAATGGAGCCATCTTAGAGACATCCCTGGATGGCAAGGAATGGACAACCGTGTATACCTTCTCGAATGTGAAACGCGTTAATCGCATTCCTTTGGCTGACAAAAAAATCGAGGCGGGATACGTCAGAATCAGTCACCCCAACAAGCAGCATCTTCACTTTGAAAAATTCCACGTCTACGGAAAGAAGATCAACTAA
- a CDS encoding discoidin domain-containing protein yields the protein MRTLLIYLLGITSLFAAPTRSNSFPEALSTAKSTKTPVAVLLYASSWHLASKRFHDQLWQAEPFTKELRSSVILTQIDVPQLLDKEEAKKFSASNKGWNQKAIKSYPAIQLYSPDGFLLKTYQGRELRVLTSPLALAAHIDKVVAESMTRDSLLAQIKKARETKNSEKEAALLAKRAGLTINQEAKMVEQLLNADPKDQSGWQARLSFKGWDFVRHISDLISKEETDKAMREVDSMLKSDAYTLEQRVLILGAKGRILVAQNKLEEAWSYFNKAYETAPDSAEAIAMLDYGRHQAGIPLRLAFPDGSPFNDNYYGNNLTKDNATYTTSSSEGNTSDHDTLFSGRYAKQGFAFHTKKEARPHIVIDLKHKASINAIHIVNRHRRLHERAASLAVWISDDSTNWSKVWSADGAKAEWNIILNKEGSKAPTGKFLKIGLDSDQPEHLHLQAVDVLGEFLKSTNIP from the coding sequence ATGCGGACTTTACTCATTTATCTGCTAGGCATCACCAGTCTATTCGCAGCCCCAACGCGTTCAAATTCCTTTCCGGAAGCTTTGAGCACAGCAAAATCCACCAAGACTCCGGTGGCCGTTTTGCTGTATGCAAGCAGCTGGCATTTGGCCAGCAAGCGCTTTCACGACCAACTCTGGCAAGCTGAGCCTTTTACCAAGGAGCTAAGGTCTTCAGTCATCTTGACCCAAATTGATGTCCCTCAGCTATTAGATAAAGAAGAGGCGAAAAAGTTTTCTGCATCCAACAAAGGCTGGAACCAGAAAGCCATCAAATCCTATCCAGCAATCCAGCTCTACTCTCCTGACGGCTTTCTCCTGAAAACCTATCAAGGAAGAGAACTCCGGGTACTCACATCCCCCCTCGCGCTGGCTGCCCACATTGATAAAGTTGTCGCTGAATCGATGACCAGAGACTCCCTCCTCGCTCAAATCAAAAAGGCTCGCGAGACGAAAAACTCTGAGAAGGAAGCCGCTTTGTTAGCCAAGAGAGCAGGACTTACCATCAATCAGGAAGCAAAGATGGTAGAACAACTCCTGAATGCGGACCCCAAGGATCAATCCGGCTGGCAAGCTCGCCTTTCATTCAAAGGATGGGACTTCGTTCGCCACATCTCTGATCTCATTTCCAAGGAGGAGACGGACAAGGCCATGCGTGAGGTAGACAGCATGCTGAAATCCGATGCCTATACATTAGAACAAAGAGTACTCATCCTCGGAGCTAAAGGGCGCATCCTCGTGGCGCAGAACAAACTGGAGGAGGCTTGGTCCTATTTCAATAAAGCCTATGAAACCGCGCCAGATAGCGCCGAGGCCATTGCCATGCTCGACTATGGACGCCATCAAGCAGGCATCCCGTTACGTCTGGCATTCCCTGATGGCTCACCGTTCAATGACAATTACTATGGCAACAATCTAACCAAGGACAATGCCACCTACACCACTTCATCTTCAGAGGGAAACACCTCCGATCACGACACGCTCTTTTCTGGCCGTTATGCCAAGCAAGGCTTTGCCTTCCACACCAAGAAAGAAGCACGTCCCCATATCGTCATCGACTTGAAACACAAGGCCTCCATCAATGCCATCCATATTGTCAACAGACACCGACGCCTTCACGAACGTGCAGCTAGCCTAGCTGTCTGGATTTCTGATGATTCTACTAACTGGTCAAAAGTCTGGTCAGCAGATGGCGCCAAGGCAGAATGGAATATTATTCTCAATAAAGAGGGCTCGAAAGCACCAACAGGCAAGTTCCTGAAGATCGGACTAGATAGTGACCAGCCCGAACACTTGCACCTGCAAGCTGTAGACGTATTGGGTGAATTCCTCAAATCGACTAACATTCCATAG
- a CDS encoding DUF2059 domain-containing protein yields the protein MRFITSLLVLSFTLSNLAHAEDKAPPSAAEELVNLIDLEGTMRDSTSTAFKPYLDQLKQQGYAEETVKKIEVASQNYFDQIATDPGLHREIVGLYSKNFTEAELRELIHFYQTPLGQKTLKCLPLLMQDSMNLGQKYALKYAENYKAEVQKIMEADKEAK from the coding sequence ATGCGATTCATAACATCTCTGCTCGTCCTCTCGTTCACACTCAGCAATCTTGCTCATGCCGAGGACAAAGCTCCCCCATCTGCTGCAGAAGAGCTGGTTAACTTGATCGATTTGGAGGGCACTATGAGGGATTCCACCTCAACAGCATTCAAGCCCTACCTCGACCAACTCAAGCAGCAGGGATATGCAGAAGAAACTGTCAAAAAGATCGAAGTAGCCTCTCAGAACTATTTCGACCAAATTGCGACTGATCCAGGCCTCCATAGAGAAATCGTAGGACTCTACAGCAAAAACTTCACCGAAGCAGAGCTGCGCGAACTGATCCATTTTTACCAGACTCCACTGGGACAGAAGACCTTGAAATGCCTTCCCTTGCTGATGCAGGACAGCATGAACCTCGGGCAAAAGTATGCGTTAAAGTATGCGGAGAACTACAAGGCAGAGGTGCAAAAAATCATGGAGGCCGATAAAGAGGCAAAGTAA
- a CDS encoding bifunctional aconitate hydratase 2/2-methylisocitrate dehydratase gives MKFYTDYIKEIEERKSEGLHPKPIDSGELLAEIIEQIKDLNNEHRSDSLKFLIYNVLPGTTSAAGVKAAFLKEIILGESVVEEITPEFAFELLSHMKGGPSIEVLLDLALADDEATAKQAAEVLKTQVFLYDADTDRLEAAFKAGNPIAKEILESYASAEFYTKLPAVPEEIKVVTYIAGEGDISTDLLSPGGEAHSRSDRELHGKCFISEQAQEEISELQAAHPDKRVMLIAEKGTMGVGSSRMSGINNVALWAGMQASPYVPFVNISPVVAGTNGISPIFLTTVGVTGGIGIDLKNWVKKVDADGKVVVDENGEPVLEQAYSVDTGTILTINTTDKKLYGEGNKELVDISSALTPQKVEFIRAGGSYAVVFGKKLQSLAASILGVEAAPVYAPSKEISHEGQGLTAVEKIFNRNVVGAPEGMVLHAGSDVRVKVNIVGSQDTTGLMTSQELEAMAATVISPTVDGAYQSGCHTASVWDKKAQANIPRLMSFMHNFGLITARDPKGEYHAMTDVIHKVLNDLTVDDWAIIIGGDSHTRMSKGVAFGADSGTVALALATGEATMPIPESVKVTFKGTMQDHMDFRDVVHATQAQMLQQFGGENVFQGRIIEVHIGTLLADQAFTFTDWTAEMKAKASICISQDETLIESLEIAKSRIQIMIDKGMDNDAKVLQGLIGRADKRIAEIKSGEKPALTPDTNAKYSAEFVVDLDKIVQPMIADPDVNNEDVSKRYTHDTIRQLDFYGGEKTVDLGFVGSCMVHKGDLKIVAQMLKNLEAQQGEVKFNAPLVVAAPTYNIIDELKAEGDWDILQKYSGFEFDDNAPKSTARTEYENMMYLERPGCNLCMGNQEKAEKGDTVMATSTRLFQGRVVADSDRKKGESLLASTPVVVLSAILGRIPNMEEYQAAVTGIKLTTFAPPIAELSA, from the coding sequence ATGAAATTTTACACGGATTACATCAAGGAGATCGAAGAAAGAAAGAGCGAGGGGCTCCACCCTAAGCCTATTGACAGCGGTGAGCTGCTGGCGGAAATCATCGAGCAGATCAAAGATCTGAACAATGAGCACAGAAGTGACTCTCTTAAGTTTTTGATCTACAATGTGCTGCCGGGTACGACCAGCGCGGCAGGCGTGAAAGCGGCTTTCCTGAAGGAGATCATTCTCGGTGAATCAGTTGTGGAGGAGATTACTCCAGAATTTGCCTTTGAGCTTCTGTCTCACATGAAGGGTGGCCCATCTATCGAGGTGCTTCTCGACTTGGCACTGGCTGATGACGAGGCAACCGCCAAGCAGGCTGCTGAAGTTCTGAAGACTCAGGTTTTCCTTTATGATGCGGACACCGATAGACTGGAAGCAGCCTTCAAAGCTGGCAATCCAATCGCCAAGGAGATTCTTGAGAGCTACGCGAGCGCTGAGTTTTACACAAAGCTTCCAGCGGTACCCGAAGAAATCAAGGTAGTGACCTACATCGCAGGTGAAGGTGACATTTCTACCGATTTGCTTTCTCCAGGTGGCGAAGCTCACTCACGCTCAGACCGTGAGCTGCACGGTAAGTGCTTCATCTCTGAGCAGGCTCAGGAGGAAATCTCCGAGCTTCAGGCCGCTCACCCAGACAAGCGCGTCATGCTGATCGCTGAGAAGGGTACCATGGGCGTAGGTTCTTCCAGAATGTCTGGTATCAATAACGTAGCTCTCTGGGCAGGTATGCAGGCTAGCCCGTACGTGCCATTCGTGAACATTTCTCCAGTTGTTGCCGGTACGAACGGCATTTCTCCAATCTTCCTGACAACCGTTGGTGTTACTGGTGGTATCGGGATTGACCTGAAAAACTGGGTCAAGAAGGTCGATGCAGACGGTAAAGTAGTGGTCGACGAGAATGGTGAGCCAGTTCTCGAGCAGGCCTATTCCGTGGATACAGGCACAATTCTGACTATCAACACCACGGACAAGAAGCTCTATGGTGAAGGCAATAAGGAGTTGGTGGACATTTCCTCAGCTCTCACACCTCAGAAGGTTGAGTTTATCAGAGCAGGTGGTTCCTACGCAGTTGTCTTCGGTAAGAAGCTCCAGTCACTGGCGGCAAGCATCCTTGGTGTAGAAGCAGCACCAGTATACGCTCCTTCCAAAGAAATCTCTCACGAAGGCCAGGGCCTCACAGCTGTTGAGAAAATTTTCAACAGAAATGTAGTAGGTGCTCCTGAAGGCATGGTGCTGCACGCAGGCTCAGACGTTCGTGTCAAAGTGAACATCGTAGGCTCACAGGACACCACAGGTCTGATGACCTCTCAGGAGTTGGAAGCGATGGCTGCGACAGTCATTTCTCCTACCGTAGACGGTGCCTACCAGTCCGGCTGCCACACTGCCTCTGTATGGGACAAGAAAGCTCAGGCGAACATTCCAAGGTTGATGAGCTTCATGCACAACTTCGGTCTGATCACAGCACGTGACCCTAAAGGCGAGTATCATGCCATGACTGACGTGATTCACAAGGTTCTCAACGACCTGACAGTGGATGACTGGGCAATCATTATCGGTGGTGACTCCCACACAAGAATGTCCAAGGGTGTAGCATTTGGTGCTGACTCTGGTACGGTTGCCTTGGCACTTGCTACAGGTGAGGCGACAATGCCGATCCCAGAATCCGTGAAGGTGACCTTTAAGGGAACTATGCAGGATCACATGGACTTCCGTGATGTCGTTCACGCTACTCAGGCACAAATGCTTCAGCAGTTTGGTGGTGAGAACGTATTCCAGGGCAGAATCATTGAGGTGCACATCGGTACTCTCCTCGCTGACCAGGCCTTCACATTCACAGACTGGACTGCTGAGATGAAGGCAAAAGCCTCTATCTGCATTTCCCAGGACGAGACTCTGATCGAGTCACTTGAGATTGCTAAGAGCCGCATCCAGATCATGATCGACAAGGGCATGGACAACGACGCCAAGGTTCTCCAGGGTCTGATCGGTAGAGCAGACAAGCGCATCGCAGAGATCAAGTCTGGTGAGAAGCCTGCGCTGACTCCTGATACGAACGCCAAGTATTCAGCTGAGTTTGTTGTAGATCTTGATAAGATCGTTCAGCCAATGATTGCTGATCCGGATGTAAACAATGAGGACGTTTCTAAGCGTTACACTCACGATACCATCAGACAGCTCGACTTCTATGGTGGTGAGAAAACTGTGGATCTCGGCTTCGTGGGTTCCTGCATGGTCCACAAAGGTGACCTTAAGATCGTGGCTCAGATGCTCAAGAATCTGGAAGCGCAGCAGGGTGAGGTGAAGTTCAATGCACCTCTGGTAGTTGCCGCACCTACATACAACATCATCGATGAGCTTAAGGCCGAGGGTGACTGGGATATTCTGCAGAAGTACTCTGGTTTCGAATTCGACGACAACGCTCCAAAGAGCACAGCTCGTACAGAGTACGAGAACATGATGTATCTTGAGCGTCCGGGCTGTAACCTCTGCATGGGTAACCAGGAGAAGGCAGAGAAAGGTGACACCGTCATGGCGACATCTACACGTCTCTTCCAAGGTCGTGTGGTGGCAGATTCTGATCGTAAGAAGGGTGAATCACTCCTTGCTTCCACTCCTGTGGTCGTGCTCTCAGCCATCCTTGGTAGAATTCCTAATATGGAGGAATACCAGGCCGCTGTTACAGGTATCAAGCTGACAACATTTGCCCCGCCTATTGCAGAACTCAGCGCATAG
- a CDS encoding aconitate hydratase produces the protein MALDTIRTFQTGSGQEGKYNSLPALQEQGFDKISRLPVSIRIVLESLLRNCDGRKVTEEDVKNLANWNAAAPGNYEVPFTVARVVLQDFTGVPLVVDLAAMRNAAAETGADPAVVEPLVPVDLVIDHSVQVDFAGSQQALNRNLQIEFIRNKERYEFLKWGQQAFDTFSVVPPGIGIVHQVNLEYLAKGVLEKEGTYYFDSLVGTDSHTTMINGLGVVGWGVGGIEAEAAMLGQPVTFLVPEVVGVYLHGELAEGVTATDLTLRITEILRAHGVVGKFVEFYGPGAKALSLPDRATIANMAPEYGATMGFFPVDEESVSYLRGTGRSKEICETVENYFKAQEMWGIPEKGEIDYTDDLELDLASVVPAVSGPKRPQDRIDVPDLGNKFNELFTASTADGGFGRTEDTRNISVDIHMPEPAGVAIGSLLDDFTPGAEMDKAEMTTNRPTPDAVDAAEAFDPIDTQLKHGSVLIAAITSCTNTSNPSVMLASGLVAKKANALGLTVPPYVKTSLGPGSRVVTDYLNKTGLQTELDQLGFQTVGYGCTTCIGNSGPLHPAIEGAIKEGDLVCASVLSGNRNFEARVHGSIRANFLMSPPLVVAYALAGRVDLDLAHDPISTDKNGNLVYLKDIWPTIDELKEVIDSALVPEVFNTLYSNLDTANQNWVDIVSDTGDIYSWDDKSTYIQNPPFFEGFSRTPATEGKDITDARPLGIFGDSVTTDHISPAGAIVPTSPAGQYLLENGVEKASFNSFGSRRGNDRVMTRGTFANVRIKNTMCEGTEGGYTQYYGPQEVPAPDKEIAPVNGGKPAFIYDAAQAYAKDGTDLIVIGGEDYGMGSSRDWAAKGTRLLGVSAVITKSFERIHRSNLIGMGVLPLNFKDKSDYDKVANLSDATFSIIGLTGELKASQNATLVVSKADGSSFEVPLIVRLDTPAEIDYYLSGGILPYVLNQILDNAEA, from the coding sequence ATGGCATTAGATACTATCAGAACTTTCCAAACCGGCTCAGGCCAAGAAGGCAAGTACAACTCCCTCCCTGCTCTCCAAGAGCAAGGCTTCGACAAGATCAGCCGCCTACCAGTCTCCATCCGAATCGTGCTGGAGTCCCTACTCCGCAACTGCGATGGCCGAAAAGTCACCGAAGAGGACGTAAAGAATCTGGCCAACTGGAATGCTGCGGCCCCAGGAAATTACGAAGTACCATTCACGGTAGCCCGTGTCGTCCTCCAGGACTTTACCGGAGTACCACTGGTTGTAGACCTCGCAGCCATGCGTAATGCAGCTGCAGAGACTGGTGCAGACCCTGCTGTCGTCGAGCCACTCGTCCCAGTCGATCTCGTGATTGACCACTCTGTTCAGGTGGACTTTGCTGGTTCCCAGCAAGCGCTCAATCGCAACCTTCAGATCGAGTTCATCCGCAACAAGGAGCGTTACGAATTCCTCAAATGGGGTCAGCAAGCTTTTGATACTTTCAGCGTAGTACCTCCGGGCATCGGTATTGTTCACCAGGTCAACCTTGAGTACCTAGCCAAAGGTGTTCTGGAGAAAGAAGGCACTTACTACTTCGACTCCCTCGTGGGCACAGACTCCCACACCACCATGATCAACGGCCTAGGAGTCGTCGGTTGGGGTGTTGGCGGCATTGAGGCTGAAGCGGCCATGCTCGGCCAGCCTGTCACCTTCCTCGTACCTGAAGTAGTTGGAGTGTACCTCCACGGTGAACTCGCTGAGGGAGTGACTGCGACAGACCTCACGCTCCGTATTACCGAGATCCTTCGAGCCCACGGCGTGGTAGGCAAGTTCGTCGAGTTCTACGGTCCAGGTGCGAAGGCGCTCTCCCTTCCCGACCGCGCAACCATCGCCAACATGGCTCCCGAATACGGCGCTACCATGGGATTCTTCCCTGTTGACGAGGAGTCCGTTTCCTATCTCCGCGGCACAGGTCGCTCCAAGGAGATCTGTGAAACTGTCGAAAATTATTTCAAGGCTCAGGAAATGTGGGGCATTCCTGAAAAAGGCGAAATCGATTACACAGACGATCTCGAACTAGACCTCGCATCCGTGGTGCCTGCTGTATCTGGACCTAAGCGGCCGCAAGACCGTATCGACGTGCCAGACCTCGGCAACAAGTTTAACGAGCTCTTCACCGCGTCCACAGCCGATGGCGGTTTCGGCCGCACTGAGGACACACGTAACATCAGCGTAGACATCCACATGCCGGAGCCGGCAGGTGTCGCTATTGGCTCCCTTCTCGACGACTTCACCCCAGGAGCTGAGATGGACAAAGCTGAAATGACCACCAACCGCCCTACACCCGATGCTGTAGACGCAGCTGAAGCCTTTGATCCAATTGATACCCAACTCAAGCACGGCTCCGTGCTCATCGCGGCAATCACCTCTTGCACCAACACCTCCAATCCAAGTGTGATGCTTGCCTCTGGTCTGGTTGCCAAGAAAGCCAATGCCCTTGGTCTGACTGTGCCACCTTACGTAAAGACATCCCTCGGCCCGGGATCCCGTGTGGTGACTGACTATCTAAATAAGACAGGCCTGCAGACTGAACTCGACCAACTCGGCTTCCAGACCGTCGGCTATGGCTGTACCACCTGTATCGGCAACTCCGGCCCACTTCACCCGGCTATCGAGGGCGCGATTAAGGAAGGAGATCTCGTATGCGCATCCGTACTCTCAGGTAACCGCAACTTTGAAGCACGAGTCCACGGCTCCATCCGTGCGAACTTCCTCATGTCCCCTCCACTCGTGGTAGCCTACGCACTTGCTGGCCGCGTCGACCTCGACCTCGCACATGACCCAATCAGCACCGACAAGAACGGCAATCTCGTTTACCTCAAGGACATCTGGCCAACCATCGACGAACTCAAGGAAGTCATCGACTCGGCTCTCGTTCCAGAGGTCTTCAATACCCTCTACAGTAACCTCGACACCGCCAACCAGAACTGGGTCGACATCGTCTCTGATACTGGTGACATCTACTCATGGGACGATAAATCAACTTACATCCAAAACCCGCCGTTCTTCGAAGGCTTCTCCCGGACTCCAGCCACAGAAGGTAAAGACATCACCGATGCTCGCCCTCTCGGAATCTTCGGCGACTCAGTAACCACAGATCACATTTCTCCAGCTGGCGCAATCGTACCCACATCTCCAGCCGGCCAATACCTCCTTGAGAATGGAGTGGAGAAAGCCAGCTTCAACTCCTTCGGTTCACGTCGAGGCAACGACCGCGTGATGACCCGTGGCACATTCGCCAACGTCCGCATCAAGAACACCATGTGCGAAGGCACCGAAGGCGGATACACCCAGTACTATGGACCGCAGGAAGTACCAGCTCCAGACAAGGAAATCGCACCAGTCAACGGCGGTAAACCCGCCTTCATCTACGATGCGGCACAGGCCTACGCGAAGGATGGCACCGACCTCATCGTGATCGGCGGTGAAGACTACGGTATGGGTTCCTCACGTGACTGGGCAGCCAAGGGCACTCGTCTACTCGGAGTATCAGCCGTCATCACCAAATCCTTCGAGCGTATCCACCGCTCCAACCTCATCGGCATGGGCGTGCTGCCACTCAACTTCAAGGACAAGTCCGACTACGACAAGGTGGCAAACCTCTCTGACGCTACATTCAGCATCATCGGTCTTACTGGTGAACTGAAAGCATCCCAGAATGCGACGCTCGTGGTAAGCAAAGCTGACGGCTCCAGCTTCGAGGTACCCCTCATCGTGCGCCTCGATACCCCCGCGGAGATCGACTACTACCTCAGCGGAGGCATTTTGCCTTATGTCCTCAACCAGATTCTCGACAACGCCGAGGCCTAA